From the genome of Mucilaginibacter paludis DSM 18603:
CGAAAGTGGATTGATTTGAAAATGCTCTGGTAATCAGGGCCGGATTGCAACCACGTAAAAAAGTGCTAAACCCCGCTTCTTTTTTTACTCCAATCCTATCTGAAAGCCATTTTTGCTGTCTATTATACTAAATTTTCATTGTATGTCATACCTATTTACTTCAGAGTCGGTATCAGAAGGCCATCCTGATAAAGTTGCCGATCAAATATCCGACGCATTAATTGACAATTTCCTGGCATTTGATCCAGAATCTAAAGTAGCATGTGAAACATTAGTTACCACCGGGCAGGTAATTTTAGCCGGCGAGGTGAAATCAAAAACTTACCTGGATGTGCAAAAAATAGCCCGCGATGTAATTAACAAAATTGGCTATACCAAAGCCGAATATATGTTCGACGGAAGTTCTTGCGGTGTATTATCGGCTATTCATGAGCAATCTCCGGATATCAACCAGGGTGTTGACCGCCAATCCAAAGAAGAACAGGGGGCTGGCGACCAGGGCATGATGTTTGGCTACGCTACAGTTGAAACCGATAATTATATGCCGCTGGCGTTAGATATTGCTCACGCGATATTGATCACCCTGGCCGAGATACGCCGTGAAAATACCCAGGTAACCTATTTACGGCCCGACGCAAAATCGCAGGTTACGCTCGAGTACGATGATAATAACCAGCCTGTGCGCATTGATGCCATTGTGGTTTCAACCCAACATGATGATTTTGACGATGAGAAAATCATGCTGGAGCAGATCCGAAAAGACATTATCAGCATCTTAATTCCGCGCGTTAAAAGCAAATATCCTAAATACGAGCACTTTTTTAACGACGATATTAAATACCACATTAACCCAACCGGAAAGTTTGTGATAGGAGGCCCCCACGGTGATACTGGCTTAACCGGCCGGAAAATTATTGTGGATACCTACGGCGGCAAAGGCGCCCATGGTGGTGGCGCTTTTTCTGGTAAAGATCCATCCAAGGTTGACCGCTCCGCGGCGTATGCTACCCGCCACATTGCTAAAAATTTAGTAGCCGCCGGCGTTTGCGATGAGGTTCTGGTACAAGTATCATACGCCATTGGCGTGGCACAGCCGATGGGCATTTACGTAAATACCTATGGAACTGCCAAAGTTAAATTAACCGACGGCCAAATTGCCCAAAAGGTTGAGGCGATATTTGACATGACGCCCTACGCAATTGAAACACGTTTTAAGCTTCGTAACCCCATTTATTTAGAAACTGCCGCTTACGGGCACTTTGGTAAACCTCACCAAACGGTTAGTAAAACCTTTACTTTACCCGATGGTACTGCCAAAACAATGGAGGTTGAATTATTTACCTGGGAAAAGCTGGACTATACTGATAAGGTTAAAGCCGCATTCGGTATTTAACTTCTATAAACATGCTATCGAGCTTCCGTGATCACGGGAGCTTTTTTTATGTCCCATTGCTGCCATTTGGTACTGGTATTTTTTTAAACTTGGCTTAATATAAATCATGTAAATTGTGAATACATTTATACTAATAAGTGATCTACAATTACATGCCAAACCTAACCAAACTCAAGCACATATGTTTTGTGTTGCTCTCTTTTTTATCGGGAGCCGCCATGGCCCAATACGAAAATCCTCTTCCGGTTGATCCTAATGTAAAAGTGGGTAAGCTGCCTAATGGCTTTACTTATTATGTACGTAAAAATGTGGAGCCTAAAAACCGTGCTATTTTATATTTGGCAACCAAAATAGGCTCTGTTTTGGAGGATGATAATCAACGGGGGGTGGCTCACTTTGTTGAACACATGGGCTTTGACGGAACAACCCATTATCCCAAAAACGAATTAATTAATTACCTGCAAAAAGCTGGCGTACGCTTTGGCGCCGACATAAATGCCTTCACCAGTTTTGACGAAACAGTTTACCAATTGCCCATACCCACAGACGATCCGTCGATTTTAAGCAACGGCATTCAAATTATCAGGGATTGGGCACAGGAGGCCACGCTGGATCCGGCGGAGATTGACAAAGAACGGAATGTTATATTAGAGGAAAAGCGACTGAGAAGCGGCAGTGGAGAGAGGATTAACGGCAAGATATATCCGTTAGTTTTAAACAACTCAAGGTATGGCAAACGCATGCCCATTGGTACAGAGGATGTACTAACCGCTGTTAAGCCTGAAACAATTAAACAATTTTACCACGATTGGTACCGGCCAGACCTGGAAGCCATTATTGCCGTAGGCGATTTTGATGTAGATAAAATTGTACAAACCATTAAAGACAAATTTAGCGATCTTAAAAACCCTGAAAACGAAAAGGAAAGAACAGTATATCATGTATCGCTTACAGACGGCCATCAGTTTGGAGTAATAACAGATCAAGAGCATCGCGGAACTTCTGCCGAAATATTATTGAAGCGCCAGGCTACGGTTATGCGTACCGAAGCCGATTACATCAACAATATTACACTATCGATGTTTAACATATTGATTCAAAGCCGCTATCGCGAATTAAAAATCTCCGGCAATCCAGAAATTGCAAACACCTCGGCAGGGGTAAAATTATATCCCGGCGGCATCAACGTTTATGATGCACACGTCGGCACGGTGCCACAAAACCTTGAAGCGAGTTTAAAAAGCATCTGGCGCGAATCCGTTAAGGCAGCTAAGTTCGGTTTTACACATGATGAATTTGTTAAAGCCTACAGAACCTTTTACGGATCGAAAACCTACGCTTATCAGCATCGCGACAAAATCACATCGGCGACTTATGTTAATCAATATTTAAACAATTTTTTGAGAGGCGATGCTATTCCGGGCGAATGGGAGGATATGAAACTAACCGAATACCTGTTACCCAAAATCAGTTTACTGAGTGTCGATCAATTTTGTAATCAATATATTTCAAGCTCCAACAGGGATATTATCATTTTGGGGGCAGAAAAAGATAAGGATGAACTGCCGGATATGCAAACCGTGGAAGGCTGGTTAAACGATGTATTAAAAGAAGATATTGCAGTGCCAACAGATGCTGATGTTAAAAACCAACCGTTGATAGCCAAAAAACCGTCTAAAAGCAAAATCACATCTCAAAAATTGATAGACGGTATTCACGTTACAGAGCTTGTTCTGAGCAACGGCTTAAAAGTAGCTATTAAGCCAACCCACTTTGAAAATAGTTTGATCCGCTTTACATCATTTGGCATTGGCGGTACTGATCCGTATGATCAGGGTACCGACCGTTTATCAGCTGTAACCTCGGCAGCAATTATCAAAGCCGGGGGCTTAGGCGACTTTACGGCTACGCAGCTGAAACAATTTCTCGAAAATCATCAGGTCATAGTTAGCCCCTACATCGATAGATACTTTGAGGGTATTGCCGGCACTTGTACTACCCGAAACCTGGAAATTGCGTTACAAATGATTAACCAGTACTTTACCAATCCGCGTAAAGACTCATTGGCCTATAACACTTATTTAAATAAACTTAAAACAGCCGCTGCTAACCGCAGCCCAGATAACGATTCAGTGGCGAAGGGCCGCAACTTAAATGAGATCAGCTTAAACCGGGTGTATGATATTTATAAAGAGCGCTTTTGCAATGCCGCCGATTTCACTTTTGTTTTTGTTGGCGATCTGGATGTTAAGGATATTGTCCCTTTATTAGAACGCTATTTGGGTTCATTGCCATCAACCAGCCATCCGGACAATTATGCAACCGTAAAACCCGCGCCATTTATCCGGAAATCAAAAATCACTTACTCCGGCATCGAGCCAAAGGCCAATGTAACCCTGCGCTTTTTGGGAAATTATAACTACAGCAATGAAAACAACACCCAACTACAGGCACTAACCGAGGTACTTAAAATACGCCTGGTTGAACGCCTTCGCTTGCAGGAAAGGGCAATTTATCATACAGATGTGTATTATAACATAACTACCGTACCCAACAGCCGGTTTACATTTACAATTAATTTTGTTTGCGCCCCCCAGAATGTGGAGAAACTAAGCATGGACGCTTTAGATGAGATTACTCAGATTAAAAATACTGGCCCGGATGCGGTTAATGTTGAAAAGTACAAGGCTGCCCGGAAACGTTTAATGGAAACTCAGCTCAACAATAACACCTTTTGGCTCAATTACCTTTCTCAACAATACGTTAATCAAGCGGATGCGACCGAAGTGCTCAACTATGCAGCAATGGCAGACCAGGTTACGCCCGAAAGCATCAAAACATGGGCTAACAAATATTTAACAACCGAAAACTATGAGCGCAGGCTGGTTTTACCGGAAACAGCTAAAAAATAATTTTTTTTAACGTTCCCTATTCGCCTATTTTGCACCATGCATAATCCCGAAGAAAATCCCTGGAAAATCACTTCCGAAAGCGCTATTTATGATAACCCCTGGATTAATGTAACGGAATACCAGGTGCTTAATCCTGCTGGCAATCCGGGTATTTACGGAAAGATTCACTTTAAAAACCTGGCCATTGGCGTTTTACCGCTCGACGATGAACTGAACACCTACCTGGTAGGCCAATACCGTTTCCCGCTTAACCAATATAGCTGGGAGATGCCCGAAGGGGGCGGGGCTTTTGATGCCACTCCTTTGGCGTCCGCACAACGGGAGCTTTTAGAAGAAACCGGCTTAAAGGCTAACAAATGGACCGAAATACAACGCATGCATCTTTCAAATTCTGTATCTGATGAATTGAGTATTTTGTACCTGGCCCAGCATCTGGAGCAATTTGAACCGGAACCTGAAGAAACAGAGCAACTGGTGATCAAAAAATTACCTTTTGAGGAGTTGTATCAAATGGTGTGTAGCGGCCTGGTAACAGATTCAATGACGGTAGCTGCCGTTTTAAAAGTAAAGATTATGCTGATGGAGAATATGCTTTTTTAATTTGTGTTGAGGAAATACTAATTTTACCCCCGATGAACAAATTTTTTGGATACCTGCTAACTCCTGGTTATTACCTGTTTTTTTGGTTTTGGCTGGGCATATTTCATCCTACCCAATGGCTGGCCTACAATATAGGCGGCTATAAGGCCCATAAAGCAGTTGTTGACCTGATGAACTTTTTTTTGGTAGCCACCTGCTATTTATTGGGTAACAGGGTAACCTTTACTAATGTGCAAACGCTGCCAACCAACCGACCCATTATTTTTTTGGCCAACCATCAAAGTATGTATGATATCCCGCCAATTATCTGGTTTCTAAGGAAGCACCATGCTAAATTTATTTCAAAAATTGAACTTACCAAAGGTATCCCTTCCATATCGTATAATTTAAGGCACGGTGGTGGCGCCAATATCGACAGGAAGGATACCAAACAATCCATTATGGAGATTGTAAAACTGGCCAACCGCATGACGGAAAACAACTGGTCGGCCGTAATTTTCCCGGAAGGCACCCGAGCCAAAGATGGTAAGGCCAAAACTTTCCAGGTAGGCGGCGTAGCCACTATATTAAAAAAATGTCCGCAGGCTTTACTGGTTCCTTTGGCTATTGATAATTCGTGGCGTATGGTGCAGTACGGCTTTTTTCCGTTAAGCGCTTTAGAGCATATTACACTTAAAGTATTGCCACCAATTGAGCCCGGCAACACGCCGGTTGAACAATTGGTATTAAAAGCAGAAATGGATATTAAACGAGCTTTAGGTCAGGCCTGATAGCTCAATATTTCCCCTGAGGCTATAACATTTTCTTTTAAATTACATTAATGGTATAATGATTGCTTTAAGCAGGTATATCTGCTTAAATATGCTATCCCCTAAAAAATCAATACTGTTATTTTCGGCTGTTATGGGCCTTTCCATTGTATTTACATTACAAAGTTGTAAGAAAAAGAGCCGCTCAGATATGGGCAAGGCCCTCTTCGCAACAACCAATAATAAGGTTTTTAAAGATATTACACCCGAGGGATTCTCGGCTGTATTTCAAAAAAAACTTATTGATCAAAAAGCCAGGCTAACCAACCCTAAAATTATTGTAGCTTATTATGAGCAGCATGACTATGATCCGGTTTTGATCATGGAGCATTTAGATAAACAGGACTTGAAGGTTTTGCCTAAGTATCTGCAAAAATCAAACGAGCATGGCCTGGACCCCAAAATGTTCCAAACCGAAAAATTAAAAGCGATGCTTGCTAAGCTGTACGACAAAAACGGTATCAAAACCATCGACGAAGCCTACCAGGATATGGCTGAGTTGGAACTAACCATGGCTAACTCGCTTATCAACTATTCAAACGCCCTACAGTTTGGCGTAATGAATCCGCGACGTATTTATGCCAATTATTATACCCAAACCAAGCGGCCCGACAGTATATCAATGAGCCACGTTTTTGAAGTTAAAAGCTTTAAAACTTTTTTAGACAGTATTCAACCTAAGGACCCCCAATACCTTGCTCTGCAAAAAGCATTGGTGGGAACTACTGCCGCACCGGGCATGTCGGCAGAAGAAACTCAGCGTGCCATATTGGTTAACCTGGAACGCTTACGCTGGAAAAACAAACCTTCTGAAAGCAAATATGTGTTAGTGAACATCCCTGATTATCAATTAAACTTTATGGACAATGGCAAATCTATCTTGAATATGAAGGTTTGTGTAGGCGAAGGCCGCAATAAAGACCACAGCCACAACCTGGTTGAGTATGATGACAGCTATCAGATAGACAGGCCTTTTTCCCGTGAAACACCCCAGTTAAACAGCATGATTTATGTTGCCGAAGTAAACCCCGTATGGAATATTCCGCAAAGCATTGCCAGCAAAGAAATTATAGTAGAGGCCGCAAAGGACCCCTATTACTTATCAAATAAAAATATTGTAGTATACAAAGGTGGCCAAGAGGTAGAAGACCCTGAAACCATCAAATGGGCGACATTATCAGAAAATGAAAAGGCATCGTACTCTTTTAAACAAAAACCCGGCGACGACAATTCATTAGGCAAAATTAAGTTTTTGTTTAAAAATTCTACCAATGTTTACCTCACGATACTCCGGCCAAGCAGGCATTTGCTAAACCGATGCGGGCGGTAAGCCATGGTTGTGTGCGTTTAGAAAAACCACTTGATTTTGCGCATGCCCTGTTTGGCGACAGCGCTAAATATAAAACGATAGAAAAATGTATAGTTGAAGATAACCCGGAACCAACAAGTTTATCGCTCAATAACAAGGTGCCGGTTTACATTACCTATTTTACCTGCTGGAGTGATGATAGCGGAACGTTACAATTCCGGAAAGATATTTATGGACTGGATATTGTGCTATATGCCCACCTGCAAAAATTTTTATCGGCTTAAGTGACTATAACACCCTTCTTTCCAACGATTCTTCGTTATCCTGGAAAGCAATACGCGCCGCCTGATCAGGATTAAGATACCTTGAATTGTAGTTATCAACATTACCATTAACAAACAAAACGTTTTTGCCTTTAATGATATTGATAATACGATCGGCCACCAGCGGAGAAACCGCCGGACAGCCCTGGCTGCGCCCCAAGCGCCCTAATGCCTTGATGGAACCCGGGCCAACATATTCTGCGGCGTGCAAAACAATATCACGCTCGTTGGCCCGGTCGTTAAAACCTTCGTCCATGCCGTTAAGCCTTAACGAACGCCCGTGTTTACCCATGTAAACATTATCTGTAACATAAAAACCAATGCTGCTTTCAAAAGAGTCTACATCGTTAGAGAAACGGCATGCCATATCATCACCGCTCCGTTGCCCATGCGCCACCCAGGTATTCAACAACAGTTTCTTACTGAGCAGATCAACTATCCACATCCGTTTGGTACAACTCGACTTCGCCAGATCAACAATGGTGATCACAGAACTGTTAGCCGACAGTTTATTGGCCATTTTTAGATTATAATACCCGGTAATGGCCTTTTTAAACACAGCAGCATCTAAACCAACTGATTGTAAACTGGCAATTTGATAAATGTTATCAACATACTGATTAAACAGCTGGCTGGATAAAGAAAGAGAGGAATTGGATGTTGAATCTTTAAAGGATAGATTTTCTGATTTGTAAACCGGGCTGGTTAAAGCTAATGAAAAAACAAACAAAGCACACGGAACCCACAACAATGTTTTTCTCATACTCAAAAAAATAGTTTTAATTATTAATTAGTTTTATGTCGTTATACGAAAGTGATAAACTAAATGTTTCGATGCAATATATCGCTTAATATTAATTGAAATTATAAATTGTTTTCTTTTAGGTAATTTTGATCTTGGTAATCATAACGGTCATCGTAAAATTTTATTTTACGATAGGCCAATATTTCGTTTCCTGAAAGTGTCGGGTGTCACGTTTTTTTCAATATAAAAAACAAACCCGGCCAAATTAATGAACCGGTGAGGCAAAATATTGTACAAAAATTGATAAGGAAGTGTTGGCAATCAATGATGCCAATCAAAAATTAAATATTTTTAGCATCAATGATTTTAAAAAACTGATCGCGGTAAGTATCGCCTACCGGAATGATCTTGTCTTTAATCCAGATGCGGCTGCGCTCTATGCTGTCAATTTTATTTAGGGCTACTATGTACGATTTATGCACGCGTATAAAATGCTTCTCGGGTAGCGCCTCTTCCATCTTCTTCATAATCTGTAACGTAATGATGCGTTCGGTAGATGTGAAAATAGAAATATAATCCTTTAATCCTTCAATAAACAAAATGTCGTGCAGGTAAACTTTTTGAATTTTATGCTCAGTTTTAACAAAAATAAAATCTGTTAATATATCTTGCTTCGGTGCCTCTTCCTTTGCCACAACCGCAGGTGCCGTTAACGGGCTGATAATGGTTTGAGCTTTTTGTACCGATTTATAAAACCTATCGAATGCGATAGGCTTCAAAAGATAATCAACCACATCTAATTCATAACCCTCAAGGGCATATTGCGAATAGGCGGTAGTTAAAATAACCTTTACCTTGCCGTTGGCAATCTTTAAAAATTGTATCCCGGTTAATTCTGGCATTTGCACATCCAGAAAAACCAGATCAACCTCGCCATTTTGAACCAGCGAAAGTGCTTCTATGGGATTTGTTGTTGATTTAACTAAGGTTAAAAACGGAATTTTACTGATATAATCTTCCAGAATATGTAAGGCCAAGGGCTCATCGTCAACTACCAAACATCTGATCATGCTATAAATCTAAGGATAATTCACTGGTATAAACTTCTTCCCCATCATCTATCTTTAATTGGTATCTCCCCGGATATAACAGATCGAGCCTGCGTTTCACATTGTTAAGGCCAATACCACCACCGGAATCCTTGTTAAACCGGTGCTTTTTATTTTCCATTTTAAAGTATAAATGATGAGGTTCAACATCCATTTTAATATGTATCGGCGTCGCCGGATCATTAGCTACACCATGCTTAAACGCATTTTCGATAAACGAGATCAGTAGGAGCGGTACAATCTGCTGGTTATTGATGATGCCGTTCACATTAAAATCAACAAAGGCTTTATTGCCGTAGCGTATCTTTTGCAGGCCAATATAATTCTCCAGGTATAGCAGCTCCTTACTTAAATCAACCCGGTTATCATTGCACTCATACAGCATGTAGCGCATAATTTCCGAGAGTTTTAGTATAGCATCAGGCGTAGTTTCTGATCGCTGGTAGGCCAGCGAGTAAATACTGTTTAAGGAGTTAAATAAAAAGTGGGGGTTAATTTGCGATTTTAAAAAAGCCAGTTCGGCGCTAAGGCGTTGGTTTTCCAGGTCGCGTTGTATCCTTTCGTTCAAAAACCAGTCTAATGTAAATTTAAGCACCGTGCTCAGAAACACAAAAACTAAACTGGTAAAAAAGGCGCTGATATAGTAATGGCCAAAACTGGTAACCTCATGCAGATTACCCTTGTTGCGAATCAAAATATAGTCTTTAAATATCAGTGCCACCCCATACTTAATAAAGCCGAGCACCAGCATAAAAATAAGTATGGTTATATTATATCTCAGATATTTCTTCTGGTTTAAATACCAGGGAATAAACAACAGGAAGTTAACGTAAAACAGACCGATGTTAATCAGGCCGTAAACAACAAAGATCACAATTAAGCCTCCTACGCTTATTTTAGTATTGGAGTGGGTAATAAATACAAAAAAAGCAATCATGCTTACCCAAAAAAACACATGCCAGAAAACTTGCCAAATCTTTTTCATTTAATCAATCATCGGGGCCTAAACAACTATCACAACATATTGCAATCTGGTTTGATTGATTATACCGCCATAGTTATTCATCTAATGTAAAAAAATAACGAGAAGTCCTTTTTCTATTTAGATATACTATCCGTTTTTAACGATGAATGGCGAATTTGCGCCGACAAACCATTCCTCTCCATTATTACCCGTTCATCTATAATTACTGTGTGTTGGTCTAAATGATTTTGGCTGCATCAACATTTGCCGTTCATTTGTATCATCAAATCAAAACAATACCTGTCATGAAAAAAATAATTACCAACACCAATCCATTCATATTATTATTGCTGCCTGTACTATTCGCCATGGCTATGGGAGTGAGCTACCAGGTAAAACAAAAAACTAACGAATTGCAAAAAGCCGCGTATTCAGGCAAACAAGCAACCTCACTATTCAATAAAAGTATAACTTTGTTTAAAGCGGTATGCTCCGTTAACAAACAAAGTGTATGGTAATCAGTACCAACCAGCTCTCCTTTAACTATGGCGATCAGCAAGTCGTCAAATCCATATCACTACAGGTACCTCAAGGAAGCATTTATGGTTTCCTTGGGCCAAATGGTGCGGGTAAAACAACTACCATTAAATTGTTGCTTAACCTGTTGCACCCCCAAAACGGCACGGTACAAATTTTTGAAAAAGACCTGCAATCCAACCGGATAGAAATTCTTTCGCAAACAGGCTCGCTGATAGAGCAGCCGGCCATTTACAATCACCTCACCGGTAAAGAAAATCTTTGCAATCGGGCAATGCTATTACAAGTTGCGGTATCCCGTATTGACGAAATGCTGGAACTTGTACAACTAAAACAAGCAGCCAATAAAAAGGCCGGGCAATACTCGTTGGGGATGAAACAACGCCTCGGCATTGCGCTCGCGCTCCTCTCTGATCCTAAACTGATCATCCTGGACGAACCTACGAACGGCTTAGACCCTAACGGCATTATCGAGATAAGGCGCTTGTTGATGAAATTGGTACACGAGCAGGGCAAAACCGTTTTTGTTTCGAGCCATTTACTGGCCGAGATTGAAAGGATGGCCACCCACGTTGGCATTATCAATCATGGCAGTATGGTTTTCCAGGGAAGTATTGAGGAGCTGCAGGCATTAAGCAAGCCCCTCATCCATATTGAATTGAACGACAGCGCCGATGCCGCCAACCTGCTGAATAGAGAGGGGTTTACGGTGGGCGACGTGCAGGAAGGCAATATCTTCGTCCCCTATACATCCAAGGAAGAAATGGGTAAAATAAACACCTTGCTCAATCAAAATGGCTACACGGTTTACGCCATAGGTAAGGTACAAAAGGACCTTGAAAATTTATTTTTATCAATTACCCAAAACACCTGATGATGAAAGGATTTATATTATCGGTACGATCTGAGTTTTATAAAAGCCGTAAAACTTTGGGTTTTTGGTGTTCCATTTTGCTGCCCTTATTAATTTGCCTGCTAATTTTTATGGGCTTTTTAACTCATAGCGAAAAAGCATCCGGCTTACCCGGGCAATTTTTATGGATGATGTATGCCAACAGCATTTTAAACATTATGGGCTTATTGCTATTGCCCATATATGTTATATTCGTAGCCTACTCTGTGAATAGCATTGAGCATAAGGCGGATACCTGGAAAACTTTATTCTCATTACCGATATCCAAATGGTCTGTATACTCAGCCAAGTACTTTTTTGCATTATTTTTGGTTTTCCTGTGCTTGTTGCTATTTTTTCTTTTTACCATCGCAAGCGGCAATTTGCTTAACACCTTAAAACCAGAACTCAAGTTTAACGAGTTTCATATGGAAAGTTTTTTAGGGCAGGTATATTTCAAATTATTTTTATCCTCGTTAGGCATCCTATCCATTCAATTTTTACTGAGCCTGGTTTGGTCTGATTTTTTAAAACCTATGGGGATAGGCTTTATAGGTACTATTTCGGCCATTATCATGGTAACCACTGGGTGGCAGTATGGTTACCTGGTGCCTTATGCACACCCACTATTGGCTATCAAGGGTTTACTGCAACGCCAGGGACCGGGGCAACCGGTGCTAAGTGTTGACTTGTTCACCCAGGAAATATACGTCAGTTTGGCTGTAGCCCTCGTCTTTTTTATAGCTGGGTTTTTTATAGTACAAAAAAAGAGCGTAAAGTAGGCTTGAACCATCCTTAGCTTGAGGTGGCCAGCAAAGCTTCGTATAGTTTATTTATTTCGATAGGTTTGGTTAAAAACCCGTTAAAATAATCCTTATACTCTTCTTTATGTTTGGCTGTAATATCGGCTGTTAATGCAAATATAGGTGAGTTGGCATTGCAGCCTTTATGGTCCCTGATGCTTCGGGTAGCTTCAAAACCATCCATTTCGGGCATATGGATATCCATCAAAATAAAATCGAAATCTTTTAGGCGCGCCTTCTCAACGGCTTGCAAGCCGTTAGTGGCGTGTTCGGTTTTCATTTTCCAGTTCGAGAGCAGCTTCATGGCTACCATAGCATTAATCATATTATCTTCGGCCAGCAAAACTGTTTTATCCTTTAACTGGTCGGCATGCATGATGGCCATCTTAACCGGAGTGCTTGACTTTTTGAGGTTCAATTCAAAATAAAACACAGAACCAGTACCCGGCACACTGCTTACGCGGATGGTACTACCATG
Proteins encoded in this window:
- a CDS encoding sensor histidine kinase, which codes for MKKIWQVFWHVFFWVSMIAFFVFITHSNTKISVGGLIVIFVVYGLINIGLFYVNFLLFIPWYLNQKKYLRYNITILIFMLVLGFIKYGVALIFKDYILIRNKGNLHEVTSFGHYYISAFFTSLVFVFLSTVLKFTLDWFLNERIQRDLENQRLSAELAFLKSQINPHFLFNSLNSIYSLAYQRSETTPDAILKLSEIMRYMLYECNDNRVDLSKELLYLENYIGLQKIRYGNKAFVDFNVNGIINNQQIVPLLLISFIENAFKHGVANDPATPIHIKMDVEPHHLYFKMENKKHRFNKDSGGGIGLNNVKRRLDLLYPGRYQLKIDDGEEVYTSELSLDL
- a CDS encoding ABC transporter ATP-binding protein, with amino-acid sequence MVISTNQLSFNYGDQQVVKSISLQVPQGSIYGFLGPNGAGKTTTIKLLLNLLHPQNGTVQIFEKDLQSNRIEILSQTGSLIEQPAIYNHLTGKENLCNRAMLLQVAVSRIDEMLELVQLKQAANKKAGQYSLGMKQRLGIALALLSDPKLIILDEPTNGLDPNGIIEIRRLLMKLVHEQGKTVFVSSHLLAEIERMATHVGIINHGSMVFQGSIEELQALSKPLIHIELNDSADAANLLNREGFTVGDVQEGNIFVPYTSKEEMGKINTLLNQNGYTVYAIGKVQKDLENLFLSITQNT
- a CDS encoding ABC transporter permease is translated as MMKGFILSVRSEFYKSRKTLGFWCSILLPLLICLLIFMGFLTHSEKASGLPGQFLWMMYANSILNIMGLLLLPIYVIFVAYSVNSIEHKADTWKTLFSLPISKWSVYSAKYFFALFLVFLCLLLFFLFTIASGNLLNTLKPELKFNEFHMESFLGQVYFKLFLSSLGILSIQFLLSLVWSDFLKPMGIGFIGTISAIIMVTTGWQYGYLVPYAHPLLAIKGLLQRQGPGQPVLSVDLFTQEIYVSLAVALVFFIAGFFIVQKKSVK